The following coding sequences lie in one Armatimonadota bacterium genomic window:
- a CDS encoding SDR family oxidoreductase codes for MRIGTLPLRRKRAAKASRFLVTGGTGFLGSHIAVALLRAGYRVTILARSSRRLSARDRVAQIVDWFGLDSESRGRLDVAEGDILDPGWAAAALGGQAGPGAIDEIVHCASNTAFAERKRAEIEAANVGGLKNVLDFAAKSGCCYFHHVSTAYVAGRRTGLCREDWVESGEFTNVYEETKARGEILAREACGLHGIRLNVYRPSIVYGDSRTGRTLRFNALYFPVKAALMIRDVYLADIRERGGRKAAELGIHLTEGGGVFMPIRVETGAEGGINLVPINHCVDVFMATMEDCLNGGIFHVVNPQATKIEEIVGYAIRLFGLDGVETCGTESFKLRPRNALETLYDSYLDVYRPYMQDLRSFEIENTAPVLETHGLVCPQLNFDSFARCMNYAVETGWGARLFPVERRGSQTADPAL; via the coding sequence ATGAGGATCGGAACCCTCCCTCTCCGACGAAAGCGGGCGGCGAAGGCGAGCCGATTCCTGGTCACGGGAGGGACAGGCTTCCTGGGCAGCCACATCGCTGTCGCTCTGCTCAGGGCGGGATATCGTGTGACGATTCTCGCGAGATCATCCCGGCGGCTCTCCGCCCGCGACAGGGTCGCGCAGATCGTCGACTGGTTTGGACTCGACAGCGAGTCGCGCGGGCGTTTGGACGTCGCAGAGGGTGACATCCTCGATCCCGGCTGGGCCGCCGCTGCACTCGGCGGCCAGGCGGGGCCGGGAGCAATTGACGAGATCGTCCACTGTGCGTCGAACACCGCATTCGCGGAGCGCAAGCGGGCCGAGATCGAGGCAGCCAACGTCGGCGGCTTGAAAAACGTTCTCGATTTCGCCGCCAAAAGCGGGTGCTGCTATTTCCACCACGTCAGCACGGCCTACGTCGCAGGACGGCGAACCGGGCTGTGCCGCGAGGATTGGGTGGAATCGGGCGAGTTCACGAACGTTTACGAAGAGACGAAGGCCCGCGGTGAGATTCTGGCGCGGGAAGCCTGCGGGCTCCACGGCATCCGGCTGAATGTCTACCGGCCCTCCATCGTCTACGGCGATTCCCGAACCGGGAGGACTCTGCGCTTCAATGCCCTGTATTTTCCGGTCAAGGCGGCCCTCATGATCCGTGACGTCTACCTCGCCGACATTCGCGAGCGCGGCGGGAGGAAGGCCGCCGAACTGGGCATCCACCTGACGGAGGGCGGCGGGGTCTTCATGCCGATCCGTGTCGAAACCGGCGCAGAGGGCGGCATCAACCTCGTCCCGATCAATCACTGTGTAGATGTCTTCATGGCCACCATGGAGGACTGCCTCAACGGCGGCATCTTTCACGTCGTCAATCCCCAGGCCACGAAAATCGAGGAGATCGTCGGGTACGCCATACGACTTTTCGGCCTGGACGGCGTTGAGACGTGCGGGACGGAGTCTTTCAAGTTGCGGCCAAGAAACGCGCTGGAAACTCTCTACGATTCCTACCTTGACGTGTATCGTCCATATATGCAGGACCTGAGGTCATTCGAGATCGAGAACACCGCTCCAGTCCTGGAGACGCACGGGCTGGTTTGTCCGCAACTGAACTTCGACAGCTTCGCCCGATGTATGAATTACGCCGTCGAGACGGGATGGGGGGCGCGCCTCTTCCCGGTCGAAAGGCGCGGGTCACAGACGGCGGACCCGGCTCTATAA
- a CDS encoding FAD-binding protein has translation MPQIDVKAAAMAAQCRHYAMCKIDYLATGLCPSGSEKHFVTFYPQGRMDLYRGLAEGRIPISEALVESADSCTLCGICDYQCHFVTGMQPTEVMRALKEYVEEHVDGGGDVVQPAEDDGLRRLREIVGKEWVSNDPAVLWTYADDPFPLAGPKIPRYVVLPGSTEDVVAIVRLAGELGLPYAVRGNGGSVFGFVFSDGIVLDMGRMRRIEMDLDNWCAAVEPGVTAFDLQQEAWRRGLRVNVAEPAATVCGNIVCTGIFSTWSNVYGTAADNFIDMEFVGRDGSVFRLNEKAATNHFAFEQSGAPSPGICTRAFVKLHPATADEEGLLVPFAGFDEAVRFARTLGQRRIGLAVAVLGAHYIATFLSPGEELALKLKAALPEALGIEAMVLVIADQYGRDAIAKMAPALIDSSLLRTLMLGLPRLVEPRWLDLVRDYEGQERPFELLCRPEMRPLIEAILQPSPETIAEAVPESLRPFYRELYSRPEMTDTVWLTMHRIVSARMARRKHGLAFLVYLPPDRLDVIHEVLDGFARIAIAQDIDHDFGFLTPLDFGKRAILEYDYYFDHTDPAQRQKIALAMSEADPWLDGLTDRIPGVNTMKPVFSQGCSRLEHILYRV, from the coding sequence ATGCCACAGATCGACGTAAAGGCCGCGGCCATGGCGGCACAATGCCGGCACTACGCTATGTGCAAGATCGACTATCTGGCGACCGGCCTTTGCCCCTCAGGTTCCGAAAAGCACTTCGTCACGTTCTACCCCCAGGGACGCATGGACCTTTACCGGGGCCTCGCCGAAGGGCGTATACCGATATCGGAGGCCCTCGTCGAAAGCGCCGACAGCTGTACGCTCTGCGGGATTTGCGACTACCAATGCCATTTCGTGACGGGAATGCAGCCGACCGAGGTCATGCGGGCGCTGAAGGAATACGTCGAGGAGCACGTGGATGGCGGCGGGGACGTCGTTCAACCCGCCGAGGACGATGGGCTCCGGAGACTCAGGGAGATCGTGGGGAAGGAATGGGTTTCGAACGACCCCGCCGTTCTCTGGACGTATGCCGACGACCCTTTTCCACTCGCCGGTCCGAAGATTCCCCGTTACGTCGTTCTCCCGGGGTCCACGGAGGATGTCGTCGCGATCGTCCGCCTGGCCGGAGAGCTTGGCCTCCCCTACGCCGTCAGGGGCAATGGCGGAAGCGTGTTCGGGTTCGTCTTCTCGGACGGAATCGTTTTGGATATGGGCCGGATGCGCCGGATCGAGATGGACCTCGATAACTGGTGCGCCGCCGTTGAGCCGGGCGTCACCGCATTCGATCTTCAACAGGAGGCATGGCGCCGCGGCCTTCGCGTCAATGTCGCCGAACCCGCCGCCACAGTCTGCGGCAATATCGTCTGTACGGGCATTTTCTCGACGTGGTCCAACGTTTACGGCACGGCCGCGGACAACTTCATCGATATGGAGTTCGTCGGCCGCGACGGGAGTGTGTTCCGGCTCAACGAAAAGGCCGCCACGAACCATTTCGCCTTCGAGCAGAGCGGCGCCCCCTCCCCCGGTATCTGCACAAGAGCCTTCGTCAAACTCCACCCGGCGACCGCGGACGAGGAAGGTCTGTTGGTGCCGTTCGCCGGATTCGATGAGGCCGTCCGCTTCGCCCGAACGCTCGGTCAGCGTCGAATCGGCCTCGCCGTGGCCGTCCTCGGCGCACACTATATCGCAACGTTCCTGTCACCCGGCGAGGAACTTGCGCTGAAGCTCAAGGCCGCCCTGCCGGAAGCGCTCGGCATCGAGGCGATGGTCCTCGTCATCGCCGATCAATATGGCAGGGATGCCATCGCGAAGATGGCCCCGGCGCTCATCGACTCCTCGCTCCTTCGCACGCTGATGCTCGGCCTTCCGCGCCTCGTGGAACCACGCTGGCTCGATCTTGTGCGGGATTACGAGGGACAGGAACGTCCCTTTGAACTCCTTTGCCGCCCCGAAATGCGACCGCTGATCGAGGCGATCCTCCAGCCGTCCCCGGAGACGATCGCCGAGGCCGTCCCGGAGTCGCTTCGCCCATTCTACCGGGAGCTCTATTCGCGTCCCGAGATGACGGATACGGTATGGCTCACGATGCACCGTATCGTAAGCGCGCGCATGGCTCGGCGGAAGCACGGGCTCGCGTTCCTCGTCTATCTCCCGCCGGACAGGCTCGACGTGATCCACGAGGTTCTGGATGGTTTCGCAAGAATCGCGATCGCCCAAGACATCGACCATGACTTCGGATTCCTGACCCCTCTGGATTTCGGCAAGCGGGCAATCCTGGAATACGACTACTACTTCGATCACACGGACCCGGCGCAGCGGCAGAAGATCGCGCTTGCCATGTCCGAAGCCGATCCCTGGCTTGACGGACTGACAGACCGGATCCCCGGGGTGAACACGATGAAGCCTGTTTTCTCCCAGGGTTGTTCGAGGCTTGAGCATATCCTCTACCGTGTGTGA
- a CDS encoding prepilin-type N-terminal cleavage/methylation domain-containing protein, which translates to MRRRAFTLIELLVVIAIIAILAAILFPVFARARERAMVTTCISNNKQLGTAMLLYMDDSDNTLPIWALGNVTPPAGFQSYTWDVAIFPLVKTKKSFTCPTNKAVEARRATEANPVRSYSLPQNVSGLAISKMKIPSKTVMLYEKGRELCGVGSDATGEWFDQTGQGATGVLHQYPRDPTKWGFPHGSGMGQGKVFLFADGHAAFYTVMVASPSTTNPFCYLFPNSATGSAPNGTAYNWPRTTGWGYCGSADGSHAGAPTYPGANLPDS; encoded by the coding sequence ATGAGAAGAAGAGCTTTTACGCTAATCGAACTGCTAGTGGTCATCGCAATTATCGCCATCCTGGCTGCCATCCTGTTCCCTGTCTTCGCCAGGGCACGCGAACGGGCCATGGTTACAACATGCATCAGCAACAACAAGCAACTGGGCACGGCCATGCTGTTGTACATGGACGATTCTGACAACACTCTCCCCATCTGGGCGCTCGGAAACGTGACGCCGCCTGCAGGGTTCCAATCCTACACGTGGGATGTGGCGATCTTCCCCCTCGTCAAGACGAAGAAGTCATTCACCTGCCCCACGAACAAGGCCGTTGAGGCCCGGCGAGCGACAGAAGCGAACCCTGTACGCTCGTACTCGCTGCCCCAAAACGTTAGCGGGCTTGCCATTTCGAAGATGAAGATCCCTTCGAAAACGGTGATGCTGTACGAGAAGGGAAGAGAACTCTGCGGCGTCGGCTCTGACGCCACGGGAGAGTGGTTCGACCAGACGGGACAAGGCGCTACAGGCGTACTGCACCAGTACCCCAGGGATCCCACGAAGTGGGGCTTCCCGCATGGCAGCGGAATGGGACAGGGCAAGGTATTCCTCTTTGCCGATGGCCACGCGGCCTTCTACACCGTGATGGTGGCGTCTCCGAGCACCACGAACCCATTCTGCTACCTGTTCCCGAACAGCGCTACAGGCTCCGCACCGAACGGGACAGCATACAACTGGCCGCGCACAACGGGCTGGGGCTACTGTGGTTCGGCGGACGGTTCTCACGCCGGCGCCCCGACATATCCGGGTGCAAACCTGCCCGATTCCTAG